TATGTCCTAACATAGGTTCCCGCTTCACAACCAATTCTGAAAAGCACATCTCTTCCTTCAATTTCATAAATTGTGGAATAATAAATGTTACGGGTTCTAAGCTCACGTTTAACTGCTGATTTTACAGGAGGCAACTGAAAAATTTTACCTGTAAATTCAGCAAATACTTCACGAATCTTATCTTCTGAAACATCATGATGAAAAGTTAAAAGACAAACGTATTCCTTTGGAGCAGTCAGTAAAAGCTGAATTGCACGTGTTGCATCATCCAGACCAACAGGCAAAATTCCTGTAACTTTAGGGTCCAAAGTTCCACCATGACCAGATTTTTCAAGTGGTAAAATCCTTTTAATCCATGCGTCTATTTCATGAGATGTCGGGCCGGATGGTTTATCTAAGTTTATTACCCCTTTAGAAATATACTCCATAATAGGCCTATCTTCAGGTTTGCAACCAAATTCAGGAGAAGTAAAACTTTCAGATTTTTTAACCATATTGAATTTCATGAAATATCCCTTTTAAAAAAAATAGTAAATAAAAAAAAGTTATGAATAATAA
The uncultured Methanobrevibacter sp. DNA segment above includes these coding regions:
- a CDS encoding RNA-guided pseudouridylation complex pseudouridine synthase subunit Cbf5 translates to MKFNMVKKSESFTSPEFGCKPEDRPIMEYISKGVINLDKPSGPTSHEIDAWIKRILPLEKSGHGGTLDPKVTGILPVGLDDATRAIQLLLTAPKEYVCLLTFHHDVSEDKIREVFAEFTGKIFQLPPVKSAVKRELRTRNIYYSTIYEIEGRDVLFRIGCEAGTYVRTYCHNIGEALGVGAHMAELRRTQVGSFTEKNNLVTLQDVTDAYHFYIEDGDESFLRDAIMPMERAADYLPKIIIKDSAVDAVCHGADLACGGIASLADNIQKNDIVAVETLKGELVAAGHSLLTSNEILEADSGFAVNVSKVFMKPDTYPRFWK